A genomic segment from Toxotes jaculatrix isolate fToxJac2 chromosome 6, fToxJac2.pri, whole genome shotgun sequence encodes:
- the LOC121183359 gene encoding N-acetyllactosaminide beta-1,3-N-acetylglucosaminyltransferase 3-like, whose translation MSVDKISGFKKVPQHIQDFLYYQHCRHFPMLLDLPDKCGGADKSSEVFLLLVIKSSPENYERREVLRKTWAKERLHNGVWIRRIFISATMHSGFEKERLNKLLEEEQRENSDILQWDFNDTFYNLTLKQIVFLEWMERNCPKARFLLNGDDDVFANTDNMVEYLQSLKDNDGSKHLFTGHLIQGKGPVRWTKSKYYVPVQVQESDSYPPYCGGGGFLLSGYTALVIYNMSQSITIHPIDDVYMGMCLAKAGLGPVSHMGFRTIGLYIPSKKIDIYDPCYYRDLLLVHRFLPALQ comes from the exons atGTCTGTGGATAAAATATCAGGCTTCAAAAAGGTTCCACAGCACATCCAAGACTTTCTCTACTATCAGCACTGCCGCCATTTCCCCATGCTACTGGACCTTCCTGACAAATGTGGAGGAGCTGATAAATCTTCAGAAGTCTTCCTTCTACTGGTCATTAAAAGTTCCCCTGAGAACTATGAACGCAGAGAGGTGCTGCGTAAAACCTGGGCTAAGGAGAGGTTACACAATGGTGTGTGGATCCGGAGGATCTTCATCTCTGCAACGATGCATTCTGGTTTTGAAAAAGAACGACTAAACAAACTGCTTGAAGAGGAGCAACGCGAGAACAGTGACATCCTCCAGTGGGACTTTAATGACACATTCTACAACCTCACCTTGAAGCAGATTGTTTTCCTAGAATGGATGGAAAGAAACTGTCCGAAAGCTCGCTTCTTGCtaaatggtgatgatgatgtatTCGCCAACACAGACAACATGGTCGAGTATCTCCAATCGCTCAAGGACAACGATGGAAGCAAACATCTCTTTACCGGTCATTTGATCCAGGGCAAGGGGCCTGTTCGATGGACAAAAAGCAAGTACTATGTCCCAGTACAGGTGCAGGAGTCAGATTCATATCCTCCTTactgtggtggtgggggctTCCTCCTGTCTGGCTATACAGCTTTGGTCATATACAATATGTCCCAGTCCATTACCATTCATCCTATCGACGATGTTTACATGGGGATGTGTCTGGCCAAAGCAGGGCTTGGTCCTGTTTCCCATATGGGCTTCAGGACCATTGGACTGTACATCCCCTCAAAGAAAATTGATATTTATGACCCTTGTTACTACAGAGATCTTTTATTGGTACACAGATTCCTTCCAG CTTTACAGTGA